The genomic DNA GCGCCTCGCCGCCCTCGGAGGCGACACTCACGCGATGGCCGCGGCGCGCCAGGTAGCGCGACAGGGTGCGCCGGATGCTGTCCTCGTCGTCCACCACCAGCACGCGCAGCGCCTCCGTAGCGGTCGTGAGCGCCTCGCGGACGGGGGGCGGCTCAGGCCTACCCTCCTCGGCGGCGGGGAAGTCGATGCGAAAGGTGGTCCCCTCCTCCGGCACGCTCTCCACGTGGATGCGCCCCCCGTGGTCGGCCACCATCCCGTGCACCAGCGCCAACCCCAGGCCGGTGCCCTCGCCGGGCGCCTTGGTGGTGTAGAAGGGGTCGAAGATCCGCTCCAGCGCCTCCGGCGGAATGCCGGACCCGTTGTCCACCACGTACACAGACACGCCCCGCTCGCACGACTGCGTGCGGACGGTGATGCGCGGGTCGGGGCGGCCGGCGAGCGCCTGCTCGGCGTTGACCACCAGGTTGAGGAGCACCTGCTCCATCTGCCCGCGGTCGGCCATGATGGCGGGGAGCGTGGCGTCCAGCTCGGTGCCCACCGCGACGTTGTGGGTGCCCAGCGAGTAGCCGCGCACCTGCAGGATGTGGCCGATCACGTTGTTGAGATCCACCCGTTCGCGCGGCGTGTCCTCCTCCTGCGTGTCGCGCGCCAGGCGGCGAAGGTTGGCCACGATCTGGGCGGCGCGGTCCGCCTCGCGCTTCATCACCTCCAGCGCCTCGCGGTCCTCCACGGTGCGCGAGTCCATCAGCATCAGCGCGGTGAAGCCCTTGATGGCGGTGAGCGGGTTGTTGAGCTCGTGCGCCACGCCCCCCACCAGCGTCCCCAGCCCGGCCAGCCGCTCGGCGCGGCGCAGGTGCCGCTCTCGCTCCAGCCGCTCGGTGGCATCCTGCACGATGGTGAAGAGGCAGCGGCCGCCCCCCTCCGCCCTGTCCACCGCGGAGACGAACAGGTCGAGCGGAACGCGCCGCCCGTCGTCCATCCGCGTCCGCCACACCAGCCCGCTCCATTCCCCCGCCTCGCCGATGCCGCGGGCGATCTCCTCCTCCTGCGCCCCCTCCGCGTCCGGGACGAGCGCATCCATGTACGCCTGCGCGTCCGCCGCCCCGGCGATCCCCAGGATCTCGGTGTAGGCGCGGTTGACGAAGATCACCCGCCCGCGCTCGTCGGTGATGCTCACCCCCTGCGACAGGTTGCCCAGCGCCAGGTGGAGGAGCTTCATCTCGGCGAGCAGCACCTGCTCGTCGGTGATGTCGCGCCCGATGCCGTGGATGCCGGTTACGCGCCCCTCTTCGCGGATGACCGTGGCGTTCACGGAGACGCGGCGAAGCTCCCCAGACGGCCGCGTCAGGTCCATCTCCATCAGCGCGTTGTCGGTGGCGCCGGTCAGGAGGTCGATGAAGATGCGCTCGATGGCGGGGAGGTCCTTGGGGGCGATGATGGCGCCGAAGTAGCTGCCGAGGACGGTGTGGCTCTCGCGGCCCAGCAGCGCCTCGCCGGCCCGGTTCAGCTCCACGAAGCGCCCCTCCACGTCCAGCGCGTAGATGGCGTACGGCGAGGTGCTCACCAGACGGCGGTAGTGCGCCTCGCTGCGCGCCTGCTCGGCCAGGTGCACGCGCTGCGCGATCTCCGTGGTCGCCGCGTCGGCCAGGTCGGCCAGCACCTGCTGCTCGTCGTGGCTCCAGCGCCGCGGGCGATAGTCGAGGACGCAGAGGGTGCCCAGGACGTGGCCGTCCGGCGTGCGGATCGGGTAGCCGGCGTAGGCGCGGTACCCCTGCTCGCGCACCGCCAGCGTGTCGCGCACGCGCGGGTCGGCCGCGGCGTCCTCCAGCAGCAGCGGCCCCCCGGCATCGATGGCGTGGCGGCAGAACGACTCCGACACCGGCGTGTAGCTCCCGGCCGCGCCCTCCAGCCCTATGCAGCTCTTGACGTACTGCCTGTCGGCGTCCAAAAGCGTCACCAGCGCGACCGGCGCGTTCAGCAGGCGCGCGGCCAGGCGGGTGAAACGGTCAAAGGACGCCTCGGCCGGCGAGTCCATCAGGCCGAGGAGCTCCAGCGCGGAGAGGCGTTGCGGATCGTCGATCGCGCCCAAAACGGAACCGGTCGGGGGAAGGGTACGGCGCACCCGTCGTGCATGCTTCCCATACAACGAGCTACGGCGCGTGTTCCGGGCCTCGGCGTGCAAGTACCGTCCTGTTTGCGCCATCCTCACTCCCGCGCCGCGTCCTCCACCACTGCGCGGGGGAGGAGAACGGTAAAAGTACTACCCTTTCCGGGCAAGCTCTCCGCCCAGATGCGGCCTCCATGCAGTCCTACGATGTTGCGGCAGATGGGGAGCCCGAGCCCGGTTCCGCCCTTTTCGCGGCTGTCCGACGAGTCCACCTGCTGGAAGCGCTCGAAGATCGACTCCAGCTTCGCCGCGGGGATGCCGCGCCCCTGGTCGCGCACCTGCACGCGCAGGTCGGCGCCCTCGACTTCCGCGCGCACCCACACGGCGCCGCCGCGCGGGGAGTACTTGGCCGCGTTGGACACCAGGTTGGTGAGCACCTGCGCGATGCGGTCGGGATCGACGTTCACCGCAACGTCGGGGAGGTCCGCCACCAGCAGGAGGTCGGCCTGTTCCAGCAGGGGGCGCACGGTGTCGATGGCGTCGTCGGCGATCTGGCGGATGGAGAAGGG from Longimicrobium sp. includes the following:
- a CDS encoding PAS domain S-box protein, with protein sequence MGAIDDPQRLSALELLGLMDSPAEASFDRFTRLAARLLNAPVALVTLLDADRQYVKSCIGLEGAAGSYTPVSESFCRHAIDAGGPLLLEDAAADPRVRDTLAVREQGYRAYAGYPIRTPDGHVLGTLCVLDYRPRRWSHDEQQVLADLADAATTEIAQRVHLAEQARSEAHYRRLVSTSPYAIYALDVEGRFVELNRAGEALLGRESHTVLGSYFGAIIAPKDLPAIERIFIDLLTGATDNALMEMDLTRPSGELRRVSVNATVIREEGRVTGIHGIGRDITDEQVLLAEMKLLHLALGNLSQGVSITDERGRVIFVNRAYTEILGIAGAADAQAYMDALVPDAEGAQEEEIARGIGEAGEWSGLVWRTRMDDGRRVPLDLFVSAVDRAEGGGRCLFTIVQDATERLERERHLRRAERLAGLGTLVGGVAHELNNPLTAIKGFTALMLMDSRTVEDREALEVMKREADRAAQIVANLRRLARDTQEEDTPRERVDLNNVIGHILQVRGYSLGTHNVAVGTELDATLPAIMADRGQMEQVLLNLVVNAEQALAGRPDPRITVRTQSCERGVSVYVVDNGSGIPPEALERIFDPFYTTKAPGEGTGLGLALVHGMVADHGGRIHVESVPEEGTTFRIDFPAAEEGRPEPPPVREALTTATEALRVLVVDDEDSIRRTLSRYLARRGHRVSVASEGGEALRMLESEGGFDVILSDVRMPGLSGDRLHARLRERGDGMDRRLVFMSGDALGDQTADALSASEVPVILKPFDMGTVADTVEAVGRSGPR